In one window of Mesoplodon densirostris isolate mMesDen1 chromosome 4, mMesDen1 primary haplotype, whole genome shotgun sequence DNA:
- the CIDEB gene encoding lipid transferase CIDEB isoform X1, producing the protein MEYLSALDPSGLLRSVTSMSSELGRRVWTSAPPPRRPFRVCDHKRATRKGLTAATRRELLDKALDTLMLSGVLTLVLEEDGTTVESEDFFQLLEDDTCLMVLELGQSWSPSRSGVLSYGLGREKPKHSKDIARITFDVYKQNPRDLFGSLNVKATFYGLYSMSCDIQGLGPKKILRELLRWASALLQGLGHMLLGISSTLRHAVEGTERWQRQGRLQPY; encoded by the exons ATGGAGTACCTCTCTGCCCTGGACCCCAGCGGCCTGCTCCG GTCAGTAACCAGTATGAGCTCCGAATTGGGCCGTAGGGTCTGGACCTCGGCTCCACCACCCCGGCGACCTTTCCGCGTCTGTGATCACAAGCGGGCCACCCGGAAAGGCCTTACAGCTGCCACCCGCCGGGAACTGCTAGACAAG GCACTGGACACTCTGATGCTGAGTGGAGTGCTAACACTTGTGCTGGAGGAGGATGGGACCACAGTGGAGAGCGAGGACTTCTTCCAGCTGTTGGAGGATGACACATGCCTGATGGTGCTGGAGTTGGGACAGAGCTGGAGCCCCAGCAGG AGTGGGGTGCTGTCGTATGGCCTGGGCCGAgagaagcccaagcacagcaAGGACATCGCCCGCATCACCTTTGACGTGTACAAGCAAAACCCTCGAGACCTCTTTGGCAGCCTGAACGTCAAAGCCACGTTCTACGGGCTCTACTCCATGAGCTGTGACATTCAAGGACTCGGCCCAAAGAAAATACTCAG GGAGCTCCTCCGATGGGCCTCCGCACTGCTGCAAGGCCTGGGCCACATGCTGCTGGGAATTTCCTCCACCCTTCGTCATGCAGTGGAAGGGACTGAGCGGTGGCAGCGGCAGGGTCGCCTCCAACCCTACTGA
- the CIDEB gene encoding lipid transferase CIDEB isoform X2 — MEYLSALDPSGLLRSVTSMSSELGRRVWTSAPPPRRPFRVCDHKRATRKGLTAATRRELLDKSGVLSYGLGREKPKHSKDIARITFDVYKQNPRDLFGSLNVKATFYGLYSMSCDIQGLGPKKILRELLRWASALLQGLGHMLLGISSTLRHAVEGTERWQRQGRLQPY, encoded by the exons ATGGAGTACCTCTCTGCCCTGGACCCCAGCGGCCTGCTCCG GTCAGTAACCAGTATGAGCTCCGAATTGGGCCGTAGGGTCTGGACCTCGGCTCCACCACCCCGGCGACCTTTCCGCGTCTGTGATCACAAGCGGGCCACCCGGAAAGGCCTTACAGCTGCCACCCGCCGGGAACTGCTAGACAAG AGTGGGGTGCTGTCGTATGGCCTGGGCCGAgagaagcccaagcacagcaAGGACATCGCCCGCATCACCTTTGACGTGTACAAGCAAAACCCTCGAGACCTCTTTGGCAGCCTGAACGTCAAAGCCACGTTCTACGGGCTCTACTCCATGAGCTGTGACATTCAAGGACTCGGCCCAAAGAAAATACTCAG GGAGCTCCTCCGATGGGCCTCCGCACTGCTGCAAGGCCTGGGCCACATGCTGCTGGGAATTTCCTCCACCCTTCGTCATGCAGTGGAAGGGACTGAGCGGTGGCAGCGGCAGGGTCGCCTCCAACCCTACTGA